One Chloroflexota bacterium genomic region harbors:
- a CDS encoding glycosyltransferase family 2 protein, producing MTVPTVSIVMPCLNEEETVGVCVTKARGWLSESGVLGEVIVVDNGSTDRSIEVAARAGARVVQEPVPGYGQAYQRGFAEARGEFIVMGDSDDTYDFSNLTPLLEPLNHGSDLVLGNRFTGGIQDGAMPWAHRYIGSPIINYLIRLFIGADIGDSQSGFRAFKGNLAERLRLRSGGMEFASEMIVRAARAGLKITEVPASYGTRRGESKLSTVRDGWRHLRFLLLAAPDFLFILPGLTLAFLGVATFVISFATPVGVQIGSLTWQPVFAATIFLAIGANTLLLGMIAKLHGCAMGLLHEDRWVKLYRRLFRLEGVLALAALMLLVGAAVDAGLFWVWASEMHHPLGLQLASLAQTLLIVGAELGMAAFLVVTIDPP from the coding sequence GTGACCGTTCCGACCGTGTCCATCGTCATGCCCTGCCTCAACGAGGAGGAGACGGTGGGCGTGTGCGTCACCAAGGCGCGCGGATGGCTGTCGGAATCCGGAGTCCTGGGCGAGGTGATCGTCGTGGACAACGGGTCCACTGACCGATCCATCGAGGTGGCCGCCCGGGCCGGCGCACGCGTGGTGCAGGAGCCGGTGCCCGGCTACGGACAGGCGTACCAACGCGGCTTCGCCGAGGCGCGCGGCGAGTTCATCGTGATGGGCGACTCCGACGACACGTATGACTTCAGCAACCTCACCCCCCTGCTGGAACCACTGAACCATGGCTCCGACCTCGTCCTCGGGAATCGGTTCACGGGTGGGATCCAGGATGGGGCGATGCCCTGGGCGCATCGGTACATCGGCAGCCCGATCATCAACTACCTCATCCGGCTGTTCATCGGCGCAGACATCGGGGACAGCCAGAGCGGATTTCGCGCCTTCAAGGGCAACCTGGCCGAGCGCCTCCGCCTTCGATCGGGAGGGATGGAGTTTGCCTCCGAGATGATCGTGCGGGCCGCCCGGGCCGGGCTGAAGATCACCGAGGTCCCGGCTTCGTACGGCACGCGGCGCGGCGAGAGCAAGCTGAGCACCGTCCGGGATGGCTGGCGACATCTCCGGTTCCTGCTCCTGGCAGCGCCCGACTTCCTGTTCATCCTGCCCGGCCTGACGCTGGCCTTCCTCGGCGTGGCAACGTTCGTCATCTCGTTCGCCACTCCGGTCGGGGTGCAGATCGGCTCGCTGACGTGGCAGCCGGTGTTCGCGGCCACCATCTTCCTGGCCATCGGCGCCAACACATTGCTGCTGGGCATGATCGCCAAGCTGCACGGTTGCGCCATGGGCCTGCTCCACGAGGACCGCTGGGTCAAGCTCTATCGGCGCCTGTTTCGGCTCGAGGGTGTGCTCGCCCTGGCGGCCCTCATGCTCCTGGTGGGTGCCGCCGTCGACGCGGGGCTGTTCTGGGTCTGGGCTTCGGAGATGCACCACCCGCTCGGACTCCAGCTCGCGTCGCTGGCCCAGACCCTGCTCATCGTTGGTGCCGAGCTGGGCATGGCCGCGTTCCTGGTCGTGACGATCGACCCGCCGTGA
- a CDS encoding VOC family protein, with translation MSFNARFVATLPAADLARAKAWYADKLGLNPSTEFPGGMNYTTPGGEFAIYETMFAGTAQKAATWMVEDFDAAVADLRARGVVFEEYDLPGLRTDEGVATDTDGFKAAWFKDSEGNIHGVVQSRPGM, from the coding sequence ATGTCTTTCAACGCTCGTTTCGTCGCTACGCTTCCGGCCGCCGACCTGGCCCGCGCCAAGGCCTGGTACGCGGACAAGCTCGGCCTAAACCCGAGCACCGAGTTCCCGGGCGGGATGAACTACACGACGCCCGGAGGGGAGTTCGCTATCTACGAGACCATGTTCGCTGGGACCGCCCAGAAAGCCGCCACCTGGATGGTGGAGGACTTTGACGCCGCGGTGGCGGACCTCCGAGCCCGAGGTGTTGTCTTCGAGGAGTACGACCTGCCCGGGCTGAGGACGGACGAGGGCGTCGCGACCGATACCGATGGTTTCAAGGCTGCTTGGTTCAAGGACTCGGAGGGCAACATCCACGGCGTCGTGCAGTCGCGACCTGGAATGTAG